A single genomic interval of Arthrobacter sp. NicSoilB8 harbors:
- the ppsA gene encoding phosphoenolpyruvate synthase: MTTDILWFSELGLKDLDRVGGKNASLGEMVQNLTSAGVQVPDGFATTADAYRSFLADSGLDQKIADRLVGLDTDDVTALASAGQEIRALMRETPFLPDFEAQIRNSYQQLVDKHGGSEDLSWAVRSSATAEDLPDASFAGQQETFLNVRGIENILIAIKDVFASLYNDRAIAYRVHHKFEHAEVALSAGIQRMVRSDVGASGVMFTMDTESGFQDAVFVTSSYGLGEAVVQGAVNPDEFYVYKPALQAGRPAILKRGLGEKALQMTYTTSREIGRTIDFVPVEASLRNRFSLSDDDVEQLARHAVAIEKHYGRPMDIEWGKDGIDGGLYILQARPETVQSRRATGSLSRFRLNGTGRVLAEGRAIGQRIGAGRVRILTAIDQMAAFETGDVLVADMTDPDWEPIMKRASAIVTNRGGRTCHAAIIARELGIPAVVGTGDATDALSDGLEVTVSCADGETGVIYEGILDFSVEETEITQLPEAPVKVMMNVGTPEQAFTFAQLPNHGVGLARLEFIINRQIGIHPKALLNLDSQPADIAAEIRERIAAYDSPREYYIKRLAEGVATIAAAFAPEPVIVRMSDFKSNEYANLVGGPAYEPHEENPMIGFRGASRYLEPSFRDCFDLECEALSFVRNEMGLTNVKLMIPFVRTVDEASGVIDLLAENGLRRGENGLEVIMMCELPSNALLADEFLDYFDGFSIGSNDMTQLTLGLDRDSAIVAGSFDERNLAVKKLLSMAIKACKARGKYVGICGQGPSDHTDFAEWLVEEGIDSVSLNPDTVVDTWLRLAGAAVEAGVGAEAN, encoded by the coding sequence ATGACGACAGACATCCTGTGGTTCTCAGAACTCGGACTCAAGGACCTGGACCGGGTGGGCGGAAAGAACGCCTCCCTCGGTGAGATGGTACAGAATCTGACCTCTGCCGGGGTCCAGGTCCCGGACGGCTTCGCCACCACCGCGGATGCCTACCGCAGCTTCCTGGCGGATTCCGGCCTGGACCAGAAGATCGCCGACCGGCTGGTCGGCCTGGACACCGATGACGTGACCGCCCTCGCCTCGGCAGGACAGGAAATCCGGGCCCTCATGCGCGAGACGCCCTTCCTGCCGGACTTTGAAGCACAGATCCGGAACTCCTACCAGCAGCTGGTGGACAAGCACGGCGGTTCCGAGGACCTCTCCTGGGCCGTCCGCTCCAGCGCTACCGCGGAAGACCTTCCCGATGCCTCCTTCGCCGGGCAGCAGGAAACCTTCCTGAACGTCCGCGGCATCGAAAACATCCTGATCGCCATCAAGGACGTGTTCGCGTCCCTCTACAACGACCGGGCGATCGCCTACCGCGTGCACCACAAGTTCGAACATGCCGAGGTGGCGCTCTCGGCCGGCATCCAGCGCATGGTGCGCTCCGACGTCGGGGCCTCCGGCGTCATGTTCACCATGGACACCGAATCCGGGTTCCAGGACGCCGTGTTCGTCACGTCCTCCTACGGCCTCGGCGAGGCGGTCGTCCAGGGCGCCGTCAATCCCGACGAGTTCTACGTCTACAAACCCGCGCTGCAAGCTGGCCGGCCCGCCATCCTTAAGCGCGGACTGGGCGAGAAGGCCCTCCAGATGACCTACACGACCAGCCGCGAAATCGGTCGCACCATCGACTTCGTGCCGGTTGAGGCCTCCTTGCGGAACCGCTTCAGCCTCAGCGACGACGACGTCGAGCAGCTCGCCCGGCACGCCGTCGCCATCGAGAAGCACTACGGCCGCCCCATGGACATCGAGTGGGGCAAGGACGGGATCGACGGCGGCTTGTACATCCTGCAGGCGCGCCCGGAGACCGTGCAGTCCCGCCGGGCCACCGGCAGCCTGAGCCGTTTCCGGCTCAACGGGACCGGCCGGGTGCTGGCCGAGGGCCGCGCCATCGGCCAGCGCATCGGTGCCGGCCGCGTCCGCATCCTCACCGCGATCGACCAGATGGCCGCCTTCGAAACCGGCGATGTCCTCGTCGCGGACATGACCGACCCGGACTGGGAACCGATCATGAAGCGTGCCTCCGCCATCGTGACCAACCGCGGCGGTCGCACGTGCCACGCGGCCATCATTGCCCGGGAGCTGGGGATTCCTGCCGTCGTCGGCACCGGGGACGCCACGGACGCCCTCTCCGACGGCCTCGAGGTGACCGTCTCCTGTGCCGACGGTGAGACCGGCGTGATCTACGAGGGGATCCTGGACTTCAGCGTCGAGGAAACCGAGATCACCCAGCTTCCCGAGGCCCCCGTCAAGGTCATGATGAATGTCGGCACCCCGGAGCAGGCATTCACTTTCGCGCAGCTGCCCAACCATGGAGTGGGCCTGGCCCGGCTCGAATTCATCATCAACCGCCAGATCGGCATCCACCCCAAGGCGCTGCTGAACCTGGACAGCCAGCCGGCGGACATCGCCGCGGAAATCCGTGAGCGGATCGCCGCGTACGACAGCCCGCGCGAGTACTACATCAAGCGCCTGGCCGAAGGCGTGGCCACCATCGCGGCGGCCTTCGCCCCGGAGCCGGTGATCGTGCGCATGTCCGACTTCAAGTCCAACGAGTACGCCAACCTGGTCGGCGGACCCGCCTACGAGCCGCACGAGGAGAACCCGATGATCGGCTTCCGCGGCGCCTCCCGGTACCTGGAACCGTCCTTCCGGGACTGCTTCGACCTCGAGTGCGAGGCCCTGTCCTTCGTCCGCAACGAGATGGGTCTGACCAACGTCAAGCTGATGATCCCGTTCGTGCGCACCGTGGACGAGGCCAGCGGCGTCATCGACCTGCTCGCGGAGAACGGCCTGCGCCGGGGCGAAAACGGCCTAGAGGTCATCATGATGTGCGAACTGCCGTCCAACGCGTTGCTGGCCGATGAGTTCCTGGACTACTTCGACGGCTTCTCCATCGGCTCCAACGACATGACCCAGCTAACCCTGGGCCTTGACCGGGACTCCGCGATCGTCGCCGGCAGCTTCGACGAGCGCAACCTCGCCGTCAAGAAGCTCCTCAGCATGGCCATCAAGGCCTGCAAGGCACGTGGCAAATATGTGGGCATCTGCGGCCAGGGTCCCAGCGACCACACCGACTTCGCCGAGTGGCTGGTTGAGGAAGGCATCGATTCCGTCTCCTTGAACCCCGACACCGTGGTGGACACCTGGCTCCGGCTCGCCGGCGCGGCCGTCGAGGCAGGGGTCGGCGCCGAGGCAAACTGA
- a CDS encoding pyruvate, water dikinase regulatory protein — translation MTNDDRRPVYFLSDSTGITAETLGNTLLTQFPANNFDRITVPFITTAEQARSVVKTIDGLAATGLQPIVFSTAVSSDIRQTLATCKGIIVDLIGTHVGQLEHALGTPASGEPGRAHGLGNAERYQSRMAAVEYAMEHDDGQSLRALEKAQVILVAPSRCGKTPTTMYLALQHGIFAANFPLVDEDFQREGLPKPLRPFVEKCFGLSSNPLRLSQIRTERRRGSPYASLRQCGFELRSAEQLYVSHRIPYLNSATVSVEEMAATILQRMNLKH, via the coding sequence ATGACCAATGACGATCGTCGGCCTGTCTACTTCCTTTCGGACAGTACGGGCATCACCGCAGAGACACTCGGCAACACCTTGCTGACGCAGTTCCCCGCAAACAATTTTGACCGCATCACGGTCCCGTTCATCACCACAGCCGAACAGGCAAGGTCCGTCGTCAAGACCATCGACGGCCTCGCCGCCACCGGCCTGCAGCCGATCGTCTTTTCCACCGCGGTCAGCAGCGATATCCGGCAGACCCTGGCGACGTGCAAGGGAATCATCGTGGACCTCATCGGGACGCATGTCGGACAGCTGGAGCACGCCCTCGGCACCCCGGCGAGCGGGGAGCCGGGGCGGGCGCACGGCCTCGGGAACGCGGAGCGGTATCAGTCCCGGATGGCCGCCGTGGAGTACGCCATGGAGCACGACGACGGCCAGAGCCTGCGGGCGCTCGAAAAGGCCCAGGTCATCCTGGTGGCGCCGTCGCGTTGCGGCAAGACGCCCACCACCATGTATCTGGCACTGCAGCACGGCATCTTCGCTGCGAACTTCCCGCTGGTGGATGAAGACTTCCAACGGGAAGGGCTCCCCAAGCCGCTGAGGCCCTTTGTTGAGAAGTGTTTCGGCCTCTCCTCCAACCCCCTGCGCCTGAGCCAGATCCGCACCGAACGGCGCCGCGGCTCACCGTACGCGTCGCTGCGGCAGTGCGGCTTCGAGTTGCGCAGCGCCGAGCAGCTGTATGTCTCCCATAGGATTCCGTACCTGAATTCGGCCACGGTGTCCGTGGAGGAAATGGCGGCCACCATCCTGCAGCGGATGAACCTCAAGCATTAG
- a CDS encoding DUF4193 domain-containing protein → MATDYDEVRSDVKESQERSLEALQSANAPDARSVARELDESDALDEAMTPGGEFVAEELIVQVIPQAQDEFTCYSCFLVRHRSQLAREKDGHSYCTECEG, encoded by the coding sequence GTGGCAACTGATTACGACGAAGTACGTTCCGACGTCAAGGAATCGCAGGAGCGCTCCCTGGAGGCGCTGCAGTCCGCCAATGCCCCGGATGCCCGCAGCGTTGCTCGCGAGCTGGACGAATCTGATGCACTGGACGAGGCCATGACCCCCGGCGGAGAGTTCGTCGCCGAGGAACTGATCGTTCAGGTCATCCCCCAGGCTCAGGACGAGTTCACGTGCTATTCCTGTTTCCTGGTGCGGCACCGGTCCCAGCTCGCGCGCGAAAAGGACGGCCACTCGTACTGCACCGAGTGCGAGGGATAA
- a CDS encoding aldehyde dehydrogenase family protein, whose protein sequence is MSISVSNPTQIRRSPAPGTLITPEELAPAGHFVDGAFRAGSSGAVTDVVDPCNGEPITAVADGTVEEVDAAVASAVAAKRQWGQLVPKERSEILHRIADCLSEHSDLLARIESANTGKPLMVSEDDVAGTIDTFRFMAGALRATTSMAAGTYAPDHLSLILREPLGVVGVVTPWNYPLLMGAWKIAPILAAGNTLVLKPSEQTPLTTLKFAELVADILPPGVFNVVTGRGSVVGARLSEHPDVDMIALTGSVNSGRAVARGAAESLKRVHLELGGKAPVIIFPDADLPAAAAALRTAGYWNSGQECGAACRILVHESVAERFTELLVQEVRTLVVGEPGAGPEVEIGPLTSKGHFDRVLGYLERARRDGIRTAVGGSAIDGPGYFIAPTVLVDVPDGAECSREEIFGPVVTVETFAGEEEAITRANDVPFGLAASVWTEDARRSHDVASKIDAGTVWVNSHLILANEVPWGGFKGSGYGRDLSVYALDDYSRTKHVMHNRGR, encoded by the coding sequence ATGTCCATTTCGGTCAGCAACCCGACACAGATCCGCCGGTCCCCGGCGCCCGGCACGCTCATCACGCCCGAGGAACTCGCACCGGCCGGGCACTTCGTTGACGGCGCCTTCCGGGCCGGCAGCTCAGGCGCCGTTACCGACGTCGTGGACCCCTGCAACGGGGAGCCGATCACTGCAGTCGCCGACGGCACGGTCGAGGAAGTCGACGCCGCAGTGGCGTCCGCCGTGGCTGCCAAAAGGCAGTGGGGGCAGCTTGTCCCCAAGGAACGCTCGGAAATCCTGCACCGGATCGCCGACTGCCTCAGCGAACACTCCGACCTGCTTGCCCGGATTGAATCAGCGAACACCGGAAAACCGCTCATGGTTTCCGAAGACGACGTCGCCGGCACCATCGACACCTTCCGGTTCATGGCAGGCGCCCTCCGCGCCACCACCTCGATGGCCGCCGGAACCTATGCCCCGGATCACCTGTCGCTGATCCTCCGGGAGCCGCTGGGCGTCGTGGGGGTCGTCACCCCCTGGAATTACCCGCTGCTGATGGGAGCATGGAAGATCGCGCCCATCCTCGCCGCAGGAAACACCCTAGTGCTCAAGCCGTCCGAGCAGACTCCGTTGACCACGCTCAAATTCGCCGAGCTGGTGGCCGACATCCTTCCGCCCGGCGTGTTCAATGTCGTCACCGGCCGCGGCTCGGTCGTGGGGGCCCGCCTCTCCGAGCACCCGGACGTGGACATGATCGCCCTCACCGGGTCGGTCAACAGCGGCCGGGCCGTGGCCCGGGGCGCCGCGGAGTCCCTCAAGCGGGTCCATCTGGAGCTGGGCGGCAAGGCTCCGGTCATCATCTTCCCCGACGCCGACCTACCCGCCGCCGCCGCGGCCCTGCGAACGGCCGGCTACTGGAATTCGGGGCAGGAATGCGGGGCCGCATGCCGGATCCTGGTCCACGAATCCGTTGCCGAGCGCTTCACCGAACTGCTGGTCCAGGAAGTACGCACGCTGGTGGTCGGCGAGCCGGGGGCGGGGCCGGAGGTCGAGATCGGCCCCCTGACGTCCAAGGGACATTTCGATCGGGTCCTCGGCTACCTCGAACGGGCCCGGCGGGATGGAATCCGTACCGCCGTTGGCGGCTCCGCGATTGACGGCCCGGGCTACTTTATTGCCCCCACCGTGCTGGTGGACGTCCCTGACGGGGCCGAATGCTCACGGGAGGAGATCTTCGGCCCGGTCGTCACGGTCGAGACCTTTGCCGGCGAAGAAGAAGCAATCACCCGCGCCAACGACGTACCGTTTGGTCTCGCCGCCTCCGTCTGGACTGAAGACGCCCGGCGCAGCCACGACGTCGCATCAAAGATCGACGCCGGAACGGTCTGGGTAAATTCGCACCTCATTCTCGCCAACGAAGTCCCCTGGGGCGGATTCAAGGGCTCCGGCTACGGGCGGGATCTGTCCGTCTACGCCCTCGACGACTACTCCCGCACCAAGCACGTCATGCATAACCGCGGACGCTGA
- the dapA gene encoding 4-hydroxy-tetrahydrodipicolinate synthase: MSHALRGVLTALSTPFNQDETLDVQTLRRIVDRSIDAGVDGVVAAGSTGEVGALSSEERLLLIETVIKQANGRVPVIANTGATSTAEAIRLSQAAEKLGADVLMLITPYYEPLSLEETVTYIKDVARSVTIPVMLYNIPAVTGVNLDPATVRALAEDVENIRYIKDSSANWEQALQLIHHHSDVIGTFIGWDVYLYSALVEGAAGVMAGTANVVPHEIVDVSRRIADGDLQGALEQWKQVYPVIDALLSVPFIPAVKTGLTLQGLPAGKPRRPTAELSTEDHARIQHALSALYQNVA, from the coding sequence ATGTCCCACGCTCTCCGCGGCGTCCTCACCGCACTGTCCACCCCCTTCAACCAGGACGAAACCCTCGACGTCCAGACCCTGCGCCGCATCGTGGACCGCTCCATCGACGCCGGCGTCGACGGCGTCGTCGCGGCCGGGTCCACCGGCGAAGTCGGCGCCCTGTCCTCCGAGGAGCGCCTGCTGCTCATCGAGACCGTCATCAAGCAGGCCAACGGCCGCGTCCCGGTCATCGCCAACACCGGCGCCACCTCCACCGCCGAAGCCATCCGCCTGTCCCAGGCCGCCGAGAAGCTGGGCGCCGACGTCCTCATGCTGATCACGCCCTACTACGAGCCGCTGTCCCTGGAGGAGACCGTCACCTACATCAAGGACGTGGCCCGGTCCGTCACGATCCCGGTCATGCTCTACAACATCCCGGCCGTGACCGGCGTCAACCTGGACCCCGCCACCGTCCGTGCACTGGCCGAGGACGTGGAGAACATCCGCTACATCAAGGACTCCAGCGCCAACTGGGAACAGGCACTCCAGCTGATCCACCACCACTCGGACGTCATCGGCACCTTCATCGGCTGGGACGTCTACCTCTACAGCGCCCTCGTCGAGGGCGCAGCCGGCGTCATGGCCGGCACCGCCAACGTCGTACCCCACGAAATCGTCGACGTCAGCCGCCGCATCGCCGACGGCGACCTGCAAGGCGCCCTGGAACAATGGAAGCAGGTCTACCCGGTCATCGACGCCCTCCTCTCCGTGCCATTCATCCCCGCCGTCAAGACCGGCCTGACCCTCCAGGGCCTCCCCGCCGGCAAACCCCGCCGCCCTACCGCCGAACTCAGCACCGAGGACCATGCCCGGATCCAACACGCCCTGTCCGCCCTCTACCAGAACGTGGCGTAG
- a CDS encoding NAD(P)/FAD-dependent oxidoreductase, with protein sequence MKDVVIVGGGLAGLSAAWRLRHWDAVVLESGDRVGGRIRSERRGAYWLNWGGHVFAGAGSSTDALLNEVGVTAVQIPGSLQALSMNGKFIRKGHIATYPFRIPMSLPSRIDTLRAGLKVVSGVAKYTSVVRKRSGESGAMRQQRIYDFENDSSFLDFIGNLSDDAAALFKTTVTRSAGDMDQISAGAGIGYFSLVLGIGQGLSQGIVGGPSTLTESIAVSLGDRVRLGATVREVVHKKDSVLVRYSQGGADHEVEARTVILATTADVSHKIGVDLPEDLRGALGQIKYGPHVSTAFLTNETSARPWDDIYAIAAPKRSFAIALNQASIVRGSESVRKPGGSFMTFSPAALGRALLEKTDEEVIATHLTDLDQVLGHGFADSVVEAKTDRWKVASPYCFPGRAKLQSTLMRGTDRVFLAGDYLGTLYTESSITTGFSAAQEAASLLATHRQAPPHSGLMVVA encoded by the coding sequence ATGAAAGACGTAGTTATCGTCGGTGGCGGTCTCGCCGGGCTCTCGGCGGCGTGGCGGCTGCGGCACTGGGACGCGGTGGTGCTGGAGTCCGGGGACCGGGTGGGCGGGCGGATCCGTTCGGAGCGCCGGGGTGCCTACTGGTTGAACTGGGGAGGGCATGTTTTTGCCGGGGCCGGGTCGTCCACGGACGCCCTGCTCAATGAGGTCGGTGTGACGGCCGTTCAGATTCCCGGGTCCCTTCAGGCCTTGTCGATGAACGGCAAGTTCATTCGCAAGGGACACATCGCCACGTACCCGTTCCGGATCCCGATGTCCCTGCCATCGCGCATCGACACCCTGCGGGCCGGTCTGAAGGTCGTCAGCGGCGTCGCCAAGTACACGTCCGTCGTGCGGAAGCGTTCGGGGGAATCCGGTGCCATGCGGCAGCAGCGCATCTATGACTTCGAGAACGACAGCTCGTTCCTGGACTTCATTGGAAACCTCTCGGACGACGCGGCAGCCCTGTTCAAGACCACTGTCACCCGCTCCGCCGGTGACATGGACCAGATCTCGGCCGGCGCCGGCATCGGGTATTTCAGCCTGGTCCTGGGCATCGGCCAGGGGCTCAGCCAGGGCATCGTCGGCGGCCCGTCCACGCTGACCGAATCGATCGCGGTCTCCCTGGGCGACCGCGTCCGGCTCGGCGCCACCGTCCGGGAGGTCGTGCACAAGAAGGACTCCGTGCTCGTCCGGTACAGCCAGGGCGGCGCCGACCATGAGGTCGAAGCCCGCACCGTCATCCTGGCCACCACCGCCGATGTGTCGCACAAAATTGGTGTGGACCTGCCGGAGGACCTGCGCGGCGCGCTCGGCCAGATCAAGTACGGCCCGCACGTCAGCACCGCCTTCCTGACCAACGAGACCTCGGCACGGCCCTGGGACGACATCTATGCCATCGCGGCCCCGAAGCGCTCGTTCGCGATCGCCCTGAACCAGGCGAGCATCGTGCGCGGGTCCGAGTCGGTGCGCAAGCCCGGGGGCAGCTTCATGACGTTCTCACCGGCCGCCCTGGGCCGGGCCCTGCTGGAGAAGACCGACGAGGAAGTCATCGCCACCCACCTGACCGATCTGGACCAGGTCCTCGGCCACGGCTTCGCGGACAGCGTCGTCGAGGCCAAGACCGACCGGTGGAAGGTTGCCTCCCCCTACTGCTTCCCGGGCCGGGCCAAGCTCCAGTCCACGCTCATGCGCGGCACCGACCGCGTCTTCCTGGCCGGCGACTATCTCGGAACCCTCTACACCGAAAGCTCCATCACCACCGGGTTCTCGGCAGCACAGGAAGCCGCCAGCCTGCTGGCCACGCACCGCCAGGCCCCTCCCCATTCCGGCCTGATGGTCGTCGCCTGA
- a CDS encoding MFS transporter — protein MSHVVDDAPLSSFHKKLALYSSGGPFVDGYILSIVGVAMIQITPQFDLSAAQQGMVGAAALVGIFFGAFLGGWLTDKFGRHLLFTVDLIALVACSVAQAFVNDPFWLIVLRLLIGFAVGADYPIATSLLAEFTPSRWRGPLLGAFVTMWFVGAAVAYIVGQFLLTFEDGWRWMLASSAIPALIIVLLRMGTPESPRWLAKVGRTDEANQVLQRVYGPNVTLADLPEETGKNVRVSELLTSGYGKRMAFITIFWTCSIVPLFAVYAFGPAILGALKLGGDLAHIGSAAITVMFLVGCLIAVALVNRMGRRPLIIHSFLWSGLALLGLGLFPQSDPWIIMALFAAYAIFIGGTQIMQWVYPNELFPTEVRGSAVGLASSLSRIGAAVGTFLVPMALTTLGIGTTMIIAAVVTLIGLAVSIAWAPETRGLTLGQAAALDGNVAVAPLARNGAEK, from the coding sequence ATGTCCCACGTCGTTGATGACGCTCCCCTATCGTCTTTCCATAAGAAACTGGCCCTTTACTCGTCCGGGGGCCCGTTCGTCGACGGATACATCCTCAGCATCGTCGGCGTCGCCATGATTCAGATCACCCCGCAATTCGACCTCTCGGCGGCGCAGCAGGGGATGGTGGGGGCCGCGGCCCTGGTTGGCATCTTCTTCGGCGCGTTCCTCGGCGGCTGGCTGACCGACAAGTTCGGCCGGCACCTGCTGTTCACCGTCGACCTCATTGCCCTTGTGGCTTGTTCCGTCGCCCAGGCGTTTGTGAACGACCCGTTCTGGCTGATCGTTCTGCGCCTCCTCATAGGATTCGCGGTGGGCGCCGACTATCCCATTGCAACCTCGCTGCTGGCGGAATTCACCCCGAGCCGCTGGCGTGGTCCCCTGCTCGGCGCCTTTGTCACCATGTGGTTCGTCGGTGCCGCCGTCGCTTACATCGTGGGCCAGTTCCTGCTCACGTTCGAGGACGGCTGGCGCTGGATGCTTGCCAGCTCGGCCATCCCGGCCCTCATCATCGTCTTGCTTCGCATGGGTACACCTGAGTCGCCCCGCTGGCTGGCCAAGGTGGGGCGGACTGACGAAGCCAACCAGGTGCTCCAGCGCGTCTACGGCCCGAACGTCACGCTGGCCGACCTCCCCGAGGAAACCGGCAAGAACGTCCGCGTCTCGGAACTCCTCACCTCCGGCTACGGCAAGCGCATGGCCTTCATCACCATTTTCTGGACCTGCTCCATCGTCCCGCTCTTTGCCGTCTACGCCTTCGGGCCGGCGATCCTCGGAGCCCTCAAACTTGGCGGCGACCTGGCACACATCGGGTCTGCGGCCATCACCGTGATGTTCCTGGTCGGCTGCCTGATCGCGGTGGCACTCGTCAACAGGATGGGCCGGCGGCCGCTGATCATCCACAGCTTCTTGTGGAGCGGCCTGGCGCTTCTGGGTCTGGGACTGTTCCCGCAGAGCGACCCGTGGATCATCATGGCCCTCTTCGCCGCCTACGCCATCTTCATCGGCGGCACCCAGATCATGCAGTGGGTCTACCCCAACGAACTGTTTCCCACCGAAGTCAGGGGTTCCGCAGTGGGCCTGGCCTCGTCGCTGAGCCGCATTGGCGCGGCCGTTGGAACCTTCCTGGTGCCCATGGCCCTGACAACCCTGGGGATCGGCACCACGATGATCATCGCCGCGGTGGTCACCCTCATCGGCCTCGCCGTATCCATCGCTTGGGCTCCTGAAACCCGCGGCCTGACCCTGGGCCAGGCCGCGGCACTGGACGGCAACGTCGCCGTGGCCCCGCTGGCCAGGAACGGCGCCGAGAAGTAG
- a CDS encoding GntR family transcriptional regulator — translation MVISKRVVPTLLTDQVYAMIHEAILNGDLPAGARLRVRDLAEQVGTSVMPVREAIRRLEEAGLAEREPHKGAVVKSLTLEELIHVYDVRRLLETEAARLGSQRVTAQDCDKMQAEYELMRSAITERRVIALLDHDEAMLSILYEAAGNPVLVQMIRTLWQHCRAYKIVGAQGSLDTEGDDSLWRYQQDLIAAARKNDADAAGSVNEASLLDASERIKARLAAQSAG, via the coding sequence GTGGTCATATCCAAGCGCGTAGTCCCAACCCTGTTGACCGATCAGGTCTACGCGATGATTCATGAGGCAATCCTCAACGGCGATCTTCCCGCCGGGGCCAGGTTGAGGGTGCGCGATCTTGCCGAGCAGGTCGGAACCAGTGTCATGCCTGTTCGCGAGGCGATCCGGCGTCTTGAGGAAGCGGGCCTGGCCGAGCGGGAGCCGCACAAGGGCGCCGTCGTGAAGAGCCTCACGCTGGAGGAGCTGATCCATGTCTACGACGTCCGCCGGCTGTTGGAGACGGAGGCCGCGCGGCTCGGAAGCCAGCGGGTCACCGCTCAGGATTGCGACAAGATGCAGGCCGAATATGAGCTAATGCGCTCGGCCATTACCGAGCGCAGGGTCATTGCGCTGCTGGATCATGACGAGGCCATGCTGAGCATCCTCTACGAGGCTGCGGGAAACCCGGTGCTCGTCCAGATGATCCGCACGCTCTGGCAGCACTGCCGGGCATACAAGATCGTCGGCGCCCAGGGTTCCCTGGATACCGAAGGGGATGACTCCCTGTGGCGGTATCAGCAGGACCTGATCGCCGCCGCACGGAAAAACGACGCCGACGCCGCCGGTTCCGTCAACGAGGCATCACTCCTCGATGCCTCTGAGCGCATCAAAGCACGGCTGGCGGCGCAGAGCGCGGGCTAG